Part of the Lolium rigidum isolate FL_2022 chromosome 6, APGP_CSIRO_Lrig_0.1, whole genome shotgun sequence genome, GTTTATGtataatttttttattattttagtttggatatatctagacatatATGATGATTTTGTGTGATACATTTGTGGCTTATGCTTACCGTAAATTGCAATCTGAACCTGATAAATTGCCAGTTGTTTGTATTGCATCATGTTTTGCAAAAGTTTGCACTATTCACTCGCTTTGGTAAATGAAACTTCCACTTTGCACCATGGCACGCATGGACATAAACATAAAAGTTCGAAAAAAGTATACCTTGTAAAAAAAAAGGTCAAGACATctttgaacggagggagtatttgtttCCATTCtctggaaaaaaaaagagaaaatccaGGATGATGTGTTTGTTTAATGCAGGTCAATTCAAATGGGCCTGGAAACTGAGCCCAGGTCTGCCCCGGCGGCACCCAGCTCCATTGAAACCGAGTGAGTGAGCGCGGCAGCCCAATCACAAGAGCGGAGCCAGAAAATGTTCCTCCTCCGCAAAACCCTGCTCCACGGccgcctccccgcgccgccggccgccgccgccgccaggatcTTCTCCTTCGCccgctccttctcctcctcctctccgggggGCGATGGAGGCGGGGACGAATGGGGCTCCTCCTGGTCCACCGGCATCACCAAGGACCACTTCGACGACTCCGCCTCCGCCGTCGGGCGCCCCGCCCCCTCCCCGTCCGCGCCCGTCTCCAGGGAGCTGGCGGCCGTGCGCGCcatggacgaggaggacgagatcCTGCGCGACATCGATCGCGACAACAAGGCAGGGAAGGCGTTCGTGGACTCGTGGGACGACCGGCTGCAGGAGACCTGCGAGCTCCTGAAGCAGGTGCGGGAGCCCGGATCCCGCGGCTCCTACCTCAAGGACTCGGAGAAGCAGGAGATGTACCGGCTGCACAAGGAGGACCCCGCGACCTACACCGTCGAGCGGCTCGCCAAGGACTTCCGCGTCATGCGGCAGCGCGTCCACGCCATCCTGTGGctcaaggagatggaggaggaggaggagaggaagctggGCAAGCCGCTCGACGACTCCGTCGAGATCCTGCTAGACAGCTGCCCAGAGTATGTGATCattcggtttgcttccttttaagTTTCGCATTGAAATTAGTTAGATCATGGATTTTTACATAGTATTTACGAACTGTCAAAGGTGTTGAACAAAATATAGGGCTCTAGCTTGTAACCCCTGGTTTTATTTAAGAGAGCATTGTAGGAaataagtgactggaagaaatagAAATAGGTCTAGCTAGTCCATGAATACTTCACTAGTCTTATAGTTTTTGGTTCATGCAACGTTGAGAAACCTAGGTTAGAACTATGCGATTGAGACTGAACTGGGTGTCTGGTTTACAAATGAAAGTTGAGGAATCTTCGTTCAGGGGATGAGAATGCTTTGAGCTTGGTTTTTGCGTTTGAAATGTACTACTGGAGTTGTTGTAGGATGAATTTTTTGTAAAGCTTGGGTAATTACATTATTGTCCTTGAGAAAGCTCATCTTAGCTGGATTTGTCCTGAAAATTCTGGTTCGTACTAAAGATTAGCTCAACATTACATGCATCAAGGCGATTCTGGAAATGGGTAAACAGTAGGAAATTGGTCTTAACTTCTTGGTAAAGGCTACCATTCAGTTTGGATGTTATGTGCTAAATTTCATTTATATAAATTGTATGTCCTTCTCTCATGACTAGTCGGGATAAAACTATAAGATTTGTCAGGTTATGATTGGGATTGCAACTTATTACTCGGTATCTGAGCCTTCCTTTGGTTCTCTAGGTTCTTCAATTCCCATGACAGGGAATTTCATGTTGCATCCCTTCCATATAAACCTGACTTCAAAGTTATGCCTGAGGGCTGGGATGGCACGACAAGAGATCCTGATGAGGTGCTGTATGAGATTTCGATGAAGGAAGACGACATGTTGTACGAAGAATTTGTTCAACGCTTGGAGTTCAACAAGAAAAAGGTAAGGATCTTACATTCTCTTCGCTAACTGAAAGAGATTGTCCATGCAGTTTTACCATTCTCTTTTGCTGTAATTCAGTTGAAAATCCTGCAGTCTGCTTGGAGTCATATGTAAAACCCCATAGTAATGGCTTTTTGTGGAGTACTGTAGTATAGCCAAATGAGTATGGTCATGTACTTTTGGTAGTTCTTTTTAATCCAGTACAAATTCCTGCAGTCCGGTTGTAGTGACTTGTAAGACCCCATGATAATGGCTTGCTAAGTTTGCTTGTTGTGGAGTACTGGTGTTTGCGCATAGCAAACTCTGTTCCTGTCAAGTTCTGTGAACATGGGAATTGGAAAAATCTGTCTGTAGACAAGTTTTTCATTGACATCTCTTTTCATCTACTGGACCTATCTCAAGCTTTCATCAAGTAACGAGTAACTGTCATCTGATCTGCCTCATTCTTTATTGGATTACAGGTGGCAGGGGAGGTGAAGTGCCACAAGTATAGCAGACGACGACCGGATGATGGATGGGCCTACATGGTCGAGAAGCTTGGGCCACAGGGAAGACGCGGAACAGGAGGCGGTTGGAAGTTCATGAGTCTGCCTGATGGATCAAGCCGTCCACTGAATGATATGGAGAAGATGTATGTGAAGAGGGAGACTCCAAGACGGCGGAGGAGGATCATCGCCCCTTACAAGTAAACAGGAAGGAAGGCCATCTGCTTGTTCTAATGCAAGTTTTCTGAAATGGTCTTTGACATTCTCCAGGGAAGCAGCGGTTTAAGGGACCACCGTGGCCACCAGCATTGGTCATGTTTGTTGCAGCGTTAGGAGGTGGTCTGAACCACCAGATATTCAGTCTTGTTTTGTTGCAGCGGAGGTGGTTTTATGTATTCCTGTCCTTTGTAACAAGTTCTGTTCCCCGCTTTTAGGCAGCTGAATAATATCTTTGAACTGTTGGCGTGTCTCCTTCTCCACACATTTCCAGGAAACACAGTTGGTAGGCAGTGCTTCATGATAGTAGTGAACTGCCAGGCAACACATTATGTAGTCAACATTTCATAATATTACCTTttgcattgccatgcatagttttTTGTTTAGAGCAAGCAAGACTTGCATTTTCCTAGTAGTTGGACGGAAGGCCTAAAATAGGAAATCCTGCTGTGGAGACATATgcatttcttttctgtttttattgatACCCCATTGTGCCAATGGACAGTCATGTGCTAGACACTGCTGTTTCGACTCTTAAGCTCATCATCTCAACTGAACATCAGCAGCTCTGATTCATTAAGATTATTTTCTCTGATTAAGTGAAATAGTAGGATATTCGAGTAATCATTATGCATGTCAGCTAGGGTGTCAAGTTGGATCCCATCTAAGTCCCGTTTGTACTACATTTTGTTTTTTCTAGTGTAAATTTTGATAGTACAAAATTTTGAACTAAAAAAAAGAAGCAAAATACACTAAAAGTGAGATCCCAACGGGATCCCACCACACCCCAATGTTAGCTTGGCTGAAGGCGATGTCATAGCCTGGGAGCTTGAGGACGGTCGTTGGGGAGTGGGGACACTTGGTGAGTTTGAGCGGATAGTCGCATGACCTGAGCCAGCTTGGCTGAAGGCGATGTCATAGCCCGAGATCTTCAGGACGGTCGCTGGGAGTGGGACACTCGGTTGGTGCTACAGTCTGCTCGAGGGGATAGTCGCATGACCCGAGCTCAGCCATCAGGTTGTAGGAGGTGGATGATTCGGCTTTAGCATCCTCCGAGCAAACTAGGAAAACCAAGACGTCGTcgcgctaagggcatctccagcggcctgACACTCCGCGTGGTTAAAAATTTAGGTTTGCCTCTGTCCCATCGGCTTGACGTATAGTGAGTGAGCTGTCCGCCGAGATGCATTCCCGACCTAAATTTGGGCCGTGAATGTGTCTACGCAGGACGCTCACGTGACCTACCCAGCCTCGCCCGCCAGGGACAACGAAATCTTGTAGACCGAAAATCGCGCCCTCCCCTTCTTTGCATCCCTAGGGCAGCGCGACCACCCGCTCCCCCCTCGCCGTATTAGCCAAGTTCTGTTCAGGCCACGACTCGCCGGAGTCGACGCTCGGTGCCAGGTAGGGGAGAGGCCTTGGCTGCATCTGCTCTCGTTCTTGTTGGCCGCCCATCTGTTGGGAGCCCCCACCGGCCTCGACGCAATTGGTACAACACCGACGAACTGGTCAACCAATTGACAACCATTTGCACCAACTATGACTATGTTGGCCATTTATCGATTGTTGTTGCCCCTGCAGATGGAACTCAGGAAGTCGCTGGAGATGTTGCGCAGGGAAGTGGTGGAAACCTCATCCAACGGGACGTCGCAGCTCATGGTTACCGCGGCCTCTCTCATCCGCGAACACAATGACAGGCAGATGCCGGTCTACAAGGGCTCGGCGAAGGGTCGCTCGGCCAACGTGAAGCGCAACCAAGTGGGCTGTCACAACCGGCTCTTTAAACCCTACTTCCATCTAACCGATCCGGTCTACAAGGAAGTTATGTTCCGGCGCCGCTATCTGATGTCAAGAGACTTGTTCTTGATAATTTGACGGGACGCGATCCATACTTCCGATGTAGGCTCGATGTCACTGGTAAGCTTGACTCCACCTCTTACCAGAAGTGTTCTGCGGCTATTCTCATGCATTAGTACGGAGTGGCTGGTGATATCTTCAACGAGTATCTGCGAATAAGTGAGCTTTGAATCCATCTAGAGATTTTAGCAAGCCATGATTGCGGCGTTCCGCAAACTTTATTTGAGAAAGCCGACAGTTGAGGACATAGCACGACTGTTATCGTCTTGTCGATCAACGAGAAAAGAGGGTTTCCAGGGATGATCGGTAGCATAGATTGCCTAGTGGAAGAACTGTCTATTTGCATAGCAAGGTCACTACAGTGGCAATGCCGAGGaatgcagtgtcattcttgaggcagTGACATAGCATGATTTGTAGATTTGACTCTTTTTTTGCATGACCTGTTCCcacaatgatgttaatatgattCTAAAAGACACCCCTCTATAGTAAACTATGAGATTAATGGCAATGCATACGATAAATTATACTAtcttactaagagcatctccaacaggcgaggCAAAACCCCCGCGCGCAAAAAAAACCCGCCTGTTTAGTGCGAGCGGGCGCCAACGCAAACCTCCAGCAGACGCGCGCTAAATTTTTTGCCACGCCCGTGCTTTTGCGCTATTCCGCGCGGGAAAGTTGGTGCTTCGCTGGCGCGCGCGCTATAAAACGCCACGCGGGCACGAAGCCAACCGCCCAGAAAGTTCAGTTTCCCGTCCGCGTGTCGCTTCTCCTCCGCCTCTCGTCGCTCTGCCTGCCACGCCGCGCCCGCGCTGACGCTCCGTCTCCGACTACAATGCCTCCGCGCCGCTGCTCCTCCTCCGACTACCGCGGTGTACGCGCGCGGCCGAGTGGACGCTTCGTCGCCGAGATCTGCTCCGGCAAGGAGCTTATCcgcctcggcaccttcgacacggcgcacgaggggacgcgcgcctacgacgccgtcgcctggcgcctcggccgcccccgccgGCACATGAACTTCGACGACTTTTGGACacgcgagcaggcggagatgctcgcgccgccatcgtcgGCCGTCACGAGCGAGCAGCAGCGGCGCAACCGCCAGCTCGAGCAGCGCCTGCGCATCGTGGAGCAGGACGAGCGCCTCCAcctcgagtgggcgcgcgcgctcccggaggacgtcgccgcgatgGAGGCGTTCTACGCGTAGTAGAAGGAGCAGAAGGTGAAggcggcgacgaagaagaaggccaaCCGCGAAAAGCGCCGGGCTaagtcggcggcgaggaaggcagAGCGGGCGGAGAAGGCGGAGCGGCGGGCGAAGAgggtggaggagaagaagaacggCGTCGGGCCGTCGACGaacctcccctccttctcctcctcctcctcctcctcctcctccttcgagtggacgaccACTTCGGTCTCCGACACTATTCCGACGAGTGGATCGTCGGACTTCGACTGGGAGAACTCCGAGTAGATTAGGATAGTTTAAACAAAATGTCGGTATTCAtcgaacttttaatatattttgTAATTTTCAGTTAAATTTTCGTGTTTTACTTGATTTGTTTGATTTAATTCGAACCAAATACGTTCAAACTAGCCGTTCGCGCGGCCCCGCGCGCTACAAAATGGCGCATCCGGTGGAGGACCACTTTTTTCGCCCGAGCATGCGCCGGAAAATACCGCATCCGACGGGGCAACTTTCAGCGCAGCGAGACTGAAACGACTTTTAACGCGCCGACTTTTAGTGCGCTTGTTGGAGATGCTTTAATGACATCTATCCTGACTGGTCACATTTATGTCGCAAACCTGATAGAGAGAAACCAAGAAATTTGCCAAGAGGCAAGATACTTGTAGTAGATGAGAACTGAAGTGCACCCAAATCTCTCGGATTAACTGGTTTGACAGGCAGACTACGAGAAAGCGGTTATGGTTTGCTTTGTCACTCCCTGAGCCGACCAAACCCGCGCCTCCCCAAATCGcaatcagccgccgccgccgccgatgcatcCGGCGTCCGCCGAGGTAACCACTGGTGGATATTGACGACCAGCGGTTGGGAGGCCGAGTCCGGTGTCTGGCTCGAGAAGGACTCCGCTGGGAAGCTCAGGCGGCGAGCGGCAACCGCAGGTGCACAACGGCCAGCTTCTCTCCTGCTAGTTCCAAAGCAGCTGCGCGTGGGCAGCACACCCGGGTGCAGCGAATCCACCATACTGCACAAACTGCGTTTTCTTGCTTCGATTAGTGGCGGGAATCGGTTCCTTCTCTGTTCGATTTCCCCTAACTAGCAGCTGCTCCTCAGTCTCAAACCCTCGTCCTTATTCAGTGTGTCGTCCATGGGGCGCAAGATCCAGGTACAATGTTGGAACCTCGCCATTATCAGCATATTTTGATTATTCAGTTCGTGCTGCACCTGCACTCACAACTCGTTAATTAACCCACTCATACCCTTGTAGGGCCCTCAAAATTTTGTACTAAGGTACACATGCTCACCAGGAGATGTTCGGAAATATTTGAAGCAACTTAGTCCCCAGCAGAAAGATTATGTCAGAAAAATCGGGTTTGGGAGCTTCCTGTACATGGCAGATTTTGAGTTAGATAAGGATCTTACCCTATGGTTATTTCATCGGTTTAATTGTACAACAGAGTGTCTTGAATTTGAGGGTGGCATATCGATTCCGGTGAGGCCTCTTGTGAAAAGTGTGCTTGGAATCCCTTCGGGGCCGCTTAAAGTTGTTGATTGTTCACGTTATTTTGACCCTGATATGTACCATCGTTATTACGTTGGCAATGTTGATTCAAGATGTAGAAGAGACACTATTGAAAAGGGGAGTAAGTACATCCACGCAGCTGGGAAACAGATCTGCTCCGAAACTGAGGAGAAACATTTCTGCATAGCTTTCATGATGGCGATTATAGGTCTGTATCTAGCaccaaataaaaattcaattacctGCAAGCCCTTTTTTGGAGCTGTTCAACAGGTTGATAAGCTCACTCAGATGGATTGGTGCGATTTTACTGCTACCTATCTCTTTGAAGGAATCAGGGAATTCAAACAACATAATTGGTCACGCATCAAAGTACAGGGCTGTGTCCACATACTAAGCGTAAGAAATATTCCAACCGCACTTGTTGAAACTAGTTTACATTTGGTCCAAAAAAATGTTGTAATGtgctcatttttttatttttccattGCTACTGGAATGCAGGTCATATTCATTGATTTGGTGAAAAATGGTGCATTAAAAATACCAGGAGGTTTTCCACGAATTTGCTTTATCACTAGTCAACATCAAGATTTGGTAAATTCGTGTTATCCTCAGGTATGGACTCATCCACTAAATTTTGTTTGACAAACATGATCGGATGTCATAGATCCTTTTTCTTCACAGGAAGCAACCCATAGATCCCTGTTCCTTATTATATGAGCATGCCCTGTACTGCTACATGCATTTAACAGTCCTGTAACACATGTTCATGCACATTGAATAAAGCAATACTTCTTGCATCTTGCTTGTGCTTTATCATTTATTTACCAATTCTACTCTCCTGTCGGAAGTACTTATGTTTTCCCCTATGTTGCATATATGTTCACTACAACTAAATTTATGTGTACTCTCATTTGAATAGGTGCATCGCCTAGAAGAATCGGTTTATGCTTCTGTCCTTGATAAAATACCAAAAACCTGCTTCACATTTGGAATTAGTCAAAGAAGATATTTCGCTGAACACCGAATGATAC contains:
- the LOC124664409 gene encoding protein GAMETE CELL DEFECTIVE 1, mitochondrial-like encodes the protein MFLLRKTLLHGRLPAPPAAAAARIFSFARSFSSSSPGGDGGGDEWGSSWSTGITKDHFDDSASAVGRPAPSPSAPVSRELAAVRAMDEEDEILRDIDRDNKAGKAFVDSWDDRLQETCELLKQVREPGSRGSYLKDSEKQEMYRLHKEDPATYTVERLAKDFRVMRQRVHAILWLKEMEEEEERKLGKPLDDSVEILLDSCPEFFNSHDREFHVASLPYKPDFKVMPEGWDGTTRDPDEVLYEISMKEDDMLYEEFVQRLEFNKKKVAGEVKCHKYSRRRPDDGWAYMVEKLGPQGRRGTGGGWKFMSLPDGSSRPLNDMEKMYVKRETPRRRRRIIAPYK